The Hymenobacter oligotrophus genome has a window encoding:
- a CDS encoding energy transducer TonB: MPHLFSPLLLAATLLAALPATAQQSTLVSDTATETAAAAAAAVYHAPDVMPTFPGGSEALRSFLKAKLHYPEEALRKGQSGKVYVQFVVDERGHLLEPQVVKGLAADLDAEALRLVRIMPWWTPGSVAGQPVRVAYTLPIVFRALE, from the coding sequence ATGCCACACCTATTCAGCCCACTGCTGCTGGCGGCCACGTTGCTCGCCGCTCTGCCAGCCACAGCCCAGCAAAGCACCCTGGTAAGCGACACAGCCACCGAAACCGCTGCCGCCGCCGCCGCTGCCGTGTACCACGCCCCCGATGTGATGCCCACTTTCCCGGGCGGCTCGGAGGCACTCCGATCTTTCCTGAAAGCCAAACTGCACTACCCCGAAGAAGCGCTGCGCAAAGGCCAGTCGGGCAAGGTGTACGTGCAGTTTGTGGTAGATGAGCGCGGGCACCTGCTCGAGCCGCAAGTGGTAAAAGGCCTCGCTGCCGACCTCGACGCCGAAGCCCTGCGCCTCGTGCGCATCATGCCCTGGTGGACGCCCGGCAGCGTAGCGGGGCAACCCGTGCGCGTGGCCTATACCTTGCCCATTGTGTTTCGGGCCCTTGAATAA
- a CDS encoding alpha/beta fold hydrolase: MKRFATALRPLCAALLLSTAALAPAAALAHQPTADAARTTDNPTAHPNFTVRVVGKGQPVLLIPGLTCPGAVWDETVARYQQQYQCHIVSLAGFGGAAAPASTDNLLLNVRDQLLAYIKTQKLQRPAIIGHSLGGFVALWMSATQPEAIGPLVIVDSLPFMSAIQNPNLTAEMAKPMAEGMRQQMRRGPMPAAQQRQMVASMITDTARQTVAARWGRLSDPGTVAQAMYDMATTDLRPDVARIQQPVLVLGAWAAYKQFGSTKESTRAIFEQQYAKLPQRRIEMSEAGRHFLMWDDQQWFFAQTDAFLQQHAPAKTKAKAGARAKNS; this comes from the coding sequence ATGAAACGCTTCGCTACCGCCCTCCGCCCCCTCTGCGCCGCCCTGCTGCTGAGCACCGCTGCCCTGGCCCCCGCTGCAGCTCTGGCCCACCAACCAACTGCTGACGCCGCACGCACCACCGATAACCCCACCGCGCACCCCAACTTTACGGTGCGCGTGGTGGGCAAGGGCCAGCCCGTGCTGCTGATTCCGGGCCTTACTTGCCCCGGCGCCGTGTGGGACGAAACCGTGGCCCGCTACCAGCAGCAGTACCAGTGCCACATTGTGTCGCTGGCGGGGTTTGGCGGCGCAGCGGCTCCGGCTAGCACTGATAACTTGCTGCTGAATGTGCGCGACCAACTGCTGGCCTACATCAAAACCCAGAAGCTGCAACGCCCCGCCATCATTGGCCACAGCCTGGGTGGTTTTGTGGCCCTCTGGATGAGCGCTACCCAACCCGAAGCCATTGGCCCGCTGGTAATTGTTGATTCGCTGCCGTTTATGTCGGCCATCCAAAACCCCAACCTCACGGCCGAAATGGCCAAGCCCATGGCCGAGGGCATGCGCCAGCAAATGCGCCGCGGCCCCATGCCGGCTGCGCAGCAGCGCCAAATGGTGGCCAGCATGATTACCGACACCGCCCGCCAAACGGTGGCCGCCCGCTGGGGCCGCCTCTCCGACCCCGGCACCGTGGCCCAGGCCATGTACGACATGGCCACCACCGACCTGCGCCCCGATGTGGCCCGCATTCAGCAGCCGGTGCTGGTGCTCGGCGCCTGGGCCGCCTACAAGCAGTTTGGCTCGACGAAGGAAAGCACCCGCGCCATTTTTGAGCAGCAGTACGCCAAGCTGCCCCAGCGCCGCATCGAAATGTCGGAGGCCGGGCGCCACTTCCTGATGTGGGACGACCAGCAGTGGTTTTTTGCCCAAACCGACGCGTTTTTGCAGCAGCACGCTCCTGCCAAAACCAAAGCAAAAGCTGGGGCCCGCGCAAAAAACAGCTAA
- the paaN gene encoding phenylacetic acid degradation protein PaaN: MTATTQKHQATLEQAVQALHGRTFFAHYPENPSPEVYGAEADAQGREAFLGRRGQQFAELQQGQPEGWAGQEDSPYEQAALGIKYPYYAPETLVRNAQQSFDAWRKLKPADRAALLIESLEGMKQRFFEIGYATMHTTGQAFMMSFQASGPHAADRALEAVAAGYEEQTRFPEETRWDKPMGKYTISLNKSWRPVPKGVALVIGCSTFPTWNTVPGMYASLVTGNPVIIKPHPKAVLPIAIVVAEVQKVLVAAGLPAAICQLAVDADDRLITKELAENPAVKLIDYTGGTEFGNYIESLQSQGKIVFTEKTGVNSVILDSCDDLDKVAQNLAFSVSLYSGQMCTAPQNFFIPEQGVKVAGTLVPFDEVVQKLAGAVQGLATNPKAAPHVLGAIQNPATHERVEQMAQRGHRNVLAHGKVENPMFQNARTCSPALYEVDATQKEHFSQELFGPIMLAIKTKDSHESVRLAAELAREHGAISCAAYTTDAELKEDIMDQMSLAGTAVSFNLTGGIYVNQNAAFSDFHVTGGNPAGNASFTNPEFVLKRFTWVGFREPAVG; encoded by the coding sequence ATGACCGCTACAACCCAAAAGCACCAGGCTACCCTGGAGCAAGCTGTGCAAGCCCTGCACGGCCGCACGTTTTTCGCCCACTACCCCGAAAACCCCTCGCCCGAGGTGTACGGCGCCGAAGCCGATGCCCAAGGCCGCGAGGCTTTCCTAGGTCGCCGGGGCCAGCAGTTTGCCGAGCTGCAGCAAGGCCAGCCTGAGGGCTGGGCCGGCCAAGAAGACTCGCCCTACGAGCAGGCGGCCCTAGGTATCAAATACCCCTACTACGCGCCCGAAACACTGGTGCGCAACGCCCAGCAGTCGTTTGATGCGTGGCGCAAGCTGAAGCCCGCCGACCGCGCCGCCCTGCTCATCGAGAGCCTGGAAGGCATGAAGCAGCGCTTTTTCGAAATCGGCTACGCCACCATGCACACCACGGGGCAGGCCTTTATGATGTCGTTCCAGGCCTCGGGGCCGCACGCCGCCGACCGCGCCCTGGAGGCCGTGGCTGCCGGCTACGAGGAGCAAACGCGCTTCCCCGAAGAAACCCGCTGGGACAAGCCCATGGGCAAGTACACCATCAGCCTAAACAAAAGCTGGCGCCCCGTGCCCAAAGGCGTGGCCCTGGTAATTGGCTGCTCCACCTTCCCCACCTGGAACACGGTGCCCGGCATGTACGCCTCGCTGGTAACCGGCAACCCGGTTATCATCAAGCCGCACCCCAAGGCCGTGCTGCCGATTGCCATTGTGGTGGCCGAGGTGCAAAAAGTGCTGGTGGCCGCTGGCCTGCCCGCCGCCATTTGCCAGCTGGCCGTTGATGCCGACGACCGCCTCATCACGAAAGAGTTGGCCGAGAACCCCGCCGTGAAGCTGATCGACTACACCGGCGGTACCGAGTTTGGCAACTACATCGAGAGCCTGCAAAGCCAGGGCAAAATCGTCTTCACCGAGAAAACCGGCGTGAACTCGGTTATCCTCGACTCGTGCGACGACCTCGATAAAGTAGCCCAGAACCTGGCTTTCTCGGTAAGCCTGTACTCGGGCCAGATGTGCACTGCCCCGCAGAACTTCTTCATCCCGGAGCAGGGTGTGAAGGTAGCCGGTACGTTGGTGCCCTTTGATGAAGTAGTGCAAAAGCTGGCCGGCGCCGTGCAAGGGCTGGCCACCAACCCCAAGGCCGCGCCGCACGTGCTGGGTGCCATCCAGAACCCGGCCACGCACGAGCGGGTGGAGCAAATGGCGCAACGCGGCCACCGCAACGTGCTGGCGCACGGCAAAGTGGAGAACCCCATGTTCCAGAATGCCCGCACCTGCTCGCCGGCTTTGTACGAGGTTGATGCCACCCAGAAGGAGCACTTCAGCCAGGAGCTGTTTGGCCCCATCATGCTGGCCATCAAAACCAAAGACTCGCACGAGAGCGTGCGCCTTGCTGCCGAGCTAGCCCGGGAGCACGGCGCCATCAGCTGCGCGGCCTACACCACCGACGCCGAGCTGAAAGAGGACATCATGGACCAGATGAGCCTGGCCGGCACCGCTGTAAGCTTCAACCTCACGGGTGGCATCTACGTCAACCAGAACGCGGCATTCTCCGACTTTCACGTAACCGGCGGTAACCCTGCGGGCAATGCCTCCTTCACCAACCCCGAGTTTGTGCTGAAGCGCTTTACTTGGGTAGGCTTCCGCGAGCCAGCGGTTGGCTAA
- a CDS encoding S8 family peptidase, which yields MKQLLRLLFFAYSCWLLPLAGAAQLAPLAADEAPPTLPGTAVFKLREGVALTYVERALGQLAAKRVVQKFPRAVPPSADLPGSVELRTIYQFSYPTELPFAKVRQTLLSTGAVEYVEPLYQRAPLYQPNDPLADSTKTDGQYHLKLIKAYAAWNLSKGDTSVVIGITDSGVLFNHQDLRGQAKLNYADPINGLDDDRDGYIDNFRGWDTGDNDNNPTASVPRSGLFSHGTLVTGTAAAAADNGKGVAGVGFKCRFMHIKIYPQTPEGAFGGYEGIVYAADHGCKVINMSWGGVGGRSQYEQDVCTYAAVNRDAVLVAAAGNTNAELDFYPASYDHVLSVAGLSETDQQTITYSYRVGLSAPGNQILTTLYDAEDTYAAVGGSSFAAPLVAGTAGLVRSRYPQLSAAQVVAVLRRSADDIYGIPRNAPLVGRLGSGRLNAHRALALGTNQTAVRVLGRSLSKPRLLAGDTARLALTIQNLLQPVQGLTLSISSLSPHLSVSSGGTATLGALGTNATATVPVRLSIAANTPASTRAVLRCRFTAPNGFVADEYVTLELNPDYVVLTANNLHLTLTSRGNLGYDSGNAEVGASITYRNSPVLLSEGGLLVATGPAKVADRLRGVPSSRVEQDFFSQQAITMQTATAAMQRASGAFQDSLPGQSNGRTLGVRVRQRATAWAGPAPADRDYVIVEYTLRNLSPDTWQTLHAGLFLDWDLPAEAGRNLAAYDSARALGYVHDALNPRLFAGVRLLGPAAPITALHYAIDHAAPTTAAISLRDGFSSAEKFLTLSSGRKQRTAGAPNGSDVSHVVGAALGRLAPNDSVTVAFAVLAAPTLAELQAAADAAQLRYAQVLPTRPTASQQASWAVFPNPSQGRLQVQLPGNAAAGSVLILRNNLGQPVRTWRVTQATTELQVQALPAGVYLLQWQLAGGGVLTRRVVLQP from the coding sequence ATGAAACAGCTTTTACGCCTGCTGTTTTTTGCCTATAGCTGCTGGCTGCTTCCGTTGGCGGGCGCAGCGCAATTGGCCCCGCTTGCCGCTGACGAGGCCCCGCCTACCTTGCCGGGCACGGCGGTGTTTAAGCTGCGCGAGGGAGTGGCCCTTACCTACGTTGAGCGCGCCTTGGGGCAACTAGCGGCCAAGCGCGTGGTGCAAAAGTTTCCGAGGGCGGTGCCGCCCTCGGCCGATTTGCCGGGCAGCGTGGAGCTGCGCACCATTTACCAGTTCAGCTACCCCACCGAGCTGCCGTTTGCCAAGGTGCGCCAAACGCTGCTGAGCACCGGCGCCGTGGAGTACGTAGAGCCGCTGTACCAGCGTGCTCCGCTTTACCAGCCCAACGACCCGCTGGCCGACTCCACCAAAACCGATGGCCAGTACCACCTCAAGCTTATCAAGGCTTATGCGGCCTGGAACCTGAGCAAGGGCGACACTTCGGTGGTGATTGGCATTACCGATAGCGGCGTGCTGTTCAACCACCAGGATTTGCGCGGGCAGGCCAAGCTGAACTACGCCGACCCCATCAACGGCCTCGACGACGACCGCGACGGGTACATCGACAACTTTCGGGGCTGGGATACCGGCGACAACGACAACAACCCCACGGCCTCGGTGCCGCGCAGCGGCTTATTCAGCCACGGCACGCTGGTAACCGGCACCGCCGCCGCCGCCGCCGACAACGGCAAGGGCGTGGCGGGCGTGGGGTTCAAGTGCCGTTTCATGCACATCAAAATTTACCCGCAAACGCCCGAAGGCGCTTTTGGCGGCTACGAGGGCATTGTGTACGCCGCCGACCACGGCTGCAAAGTCATTAATATGTCGTGGGGCGGGGTGGGCGGCCGCTCGCAGTACGAGCAGGATGTGTGCACGTACGCGGCCGTAAACCGCGATGCCGTGCTGGTGGCCGCCGCCGGCAACACCAACGCCGAGCTGGACTTTTACCCCGCCTCCTACGACCACGTGCTGTCGGTGGCGGGCCTCTCGGAAACCGATCAGCAAACCATTACCTACAGCTACCGCGTGGGCCTGAGCGCCCCGGGCAACCAAATCCTCACCACCCTCTACGACGCCGAAGATACCTACGCGGCGGTAGGTGGCTCGTCGTTTGCGGCGCCGCTGGTGGCCGGCACGGCGGGGCTGGTGCGCAGCAGGTACCCGCAGCTGTCGGCGGCGCAGGTGGTGGCCGTGCTGCGCCGCTCCGCCGACGACATCTACGGCATTCCTAGAAACGCGCCGCTGGTGGGCCGGTTGGGCTCGGGCCGCCTGAACGCGCACCGCGCCCTGGCCCTAGGCACCAACCAAACGGCCGTGCGTGTGCTGGGCCGCAGCCTCAGCAAGCCGCGCCTGCTGGCCGGCGACACCGCCCGCTTGGCGCTTACCATCCAAAACCTGCTGCAGCCGGTGCAGGGCCTCACGCTCAGCATCAGCTCGCTCTCGCCGCACCTCAGCGTTAGCAGCGGGGGCACGGCAACCCTAGGTGCGTTGGGCACCAATGCCACGGCCACCGTGCCGGTGCGCTTGAGCATTGCGGCCAACACGCCCGCCAGCACCCGCGCGGTGCTGCGTTGCCGCTTTACGGCGCCCAATGGCTTTGTGGCCGATGAGTACGTGACCCTTGAGCTGAACCCCGACTACGTGGTGCTGACGGCCAACAACCTGCACCTTACCCTTACCAGCCGCGGCAACCTGGGCTACGACAGCGGCAACGCCGAAGTGGGCGCCAGCATCACCTACCGCAACTCACCGGTGCTGCTAAGCGAAGGCGGCCTGCTGGTGGCCACGGGCCCCGCCAAAGTAGCCGACCGCCTGCGCGGGGTACCGAGCAGCCGCGTCGAGCAGGACTTTTTCAGCCAACAGGCCATAACCATGCAAACGGCTACGGCCGCCATGCAGCGCGCCTCCGGGGCCTTTCAGGATTCGTTGCCCGGCCAGAGCAACGGCCGCACCCTAGGGGTGCGCGTGCGCCAGCGCGCCACGGCCTGGGCCGGCCCCGCCCCCGCCGACCGGGATTACGTCATTGTGGAGTACACCTTGCGCAACCTGTCGCCCGATACCTGGCAAACCCTGCACGCCGGCTTGTTTTTGGATTGGGACTTGCCCGCCGAAGCCGGCCGCAACCTGGCCGCCTACGACTCGGCCCGCGCCCTCGGCTACGTGCACGATGCGCTTAACCCTAGGTTGTTTGCGGGCGTGCGGCTGCTAGGGCCGGCGGCGCCTATCACGGCCTTGCACTACGCCATCGACCACGCCGCGCCCACCACCGCTGCCATAAGCCTGCGCGACGGGTTTTCGTCGGCCGAAAAATTTCTGACGCTTAGCTCGGGGCGCAAGCAGCGCACCGCCGGCGCCCCCAACGGCTCCGATGTGTCGCACGTGGTGGGCGCCGCCCTAGGCCGCCTGGCCCCCAACGACTCCGTAACGGTGGCCTTTGCCGTGCTGGCTGCTCCCACCCTGGCCGAGCTGCAAGCCGCTGCCGATGCCGCCCAGCTGCGCTACGCCCAAGTATTGCCTACGCGGCCCACGGCGTCCCAGCAGGCAAGCTGGGCGGTATTTCCGAACCCAAGCCAGGGGCGCCTGCAGGTGCAACTGCCCGGCAACGCGGCGGCTGGTTCGGTGCTGATCTTGCGCAACAACCTAGGGCAGCCGGTGCGCACGTGGCGCGTAACCCAAGCCACTACCGAGTTGCAAGTGCAGGCCTTGCCCGCGGGCGTGTACCTGCTGCAGTGGCAATTGGCCGGCGGCGGGGTGCTTACGCGGCGTGTGGTGCTGCAGCCGTAG
- a CDS encoding DUF7010 family protein — translation MIRQEDFAALHLELSVKAKNGLDFIAAATLLWAGIAVLWALPGSAAQHSLYTFMASGLMLPSARLLSGVFGTTWTLKHNPLQPLGLWLNFAQLFYFPFLVFMYLRHPEYFIMAYGIITGAHFFPYAWFYRTPAFVVAAGVVAAGSLALGMYLAPTQQYLIPAFISGSLVLLGVWLWVDYRAKARLTAAQPAAVAVA, via the coding sequence ATGATTCGCCAAGAAGACTTCGCCGCCCTGCACCTGGAGCTGTCGGTAAAGGCCAAAAACGGCCTCGATTTTATTGCCGCCGCCACGCTGCTTTGGGCCGGCATTGCGGTGCTGTGGGCCCTGCCGGGCTCGGCCGCGCAGCACAGCCTCTACACGTTTATGGCCAGTGGGCTGATGCTGCCCTCGGCGCGCTTGCTCTCGGGCGTGTTCGGCACCACCTGGACACTCAAGCACAACCCGCTGCAGCCGCTGGGGCTGTGGCTCAACTTCGCGCAGCTGTTCTACTTCCCCTTTTTGGTGTTCATGTACCTGCGCCACCCCGAGTACTTTATCATGGCGTACGGCATCATCACGGGGGCGCACTTTTTTCCGTACGCCTGGTTTTATCGCACACCCGCATTTGTAGTGGCGGCCGGCGTAGTGGCGGCGGGCAGCCTGGCCCTAGGTATGTACCTGGCCCCAACGCAGCAGTACCTTATTCCGGCTTTCATCAGCGGCTCGCTGGTACTGCTGGGCGTGTGGCTGTGGGTTGATTACCGGGCCAAAGCGCGGCTTACGGCCGCGCAGCCAGCCGCGGTGGCCGTGGCTTAG
- a CDS encoding sll1863 family stress response protein, translating into MSYTPNPDHMRAPNHLSENELRQALDELDTKIKTLHARANATTANSPHHYHEHIAALEVKRSKLAEQLGTSGHDAGQQGSVWTEIKRGIDTLRDDISKLI; encoded by the coding sequence ATGAGCTACACGCCTAACCCCGACCACATGCGGGCGCCTAACCACCTCAGCGAAAACGAACTGCGGCAGGCGCTCGACGAGCTGGACACCAAGATTAAAACCCTGCACGCCCGCGCCAACGCCACCACCGCCAACTCGCCGCACCACTACCACGAGCACATTGCCGCGCTGGAAGTAAAGCGCAGCAAACTGGCCGAGCAGCTCGGCACTTCGGGCCACGATGCCGGGCAGCAAGGCAGCGTCTGGACGGAAATCAAGCGCGGCATCGACACGCTGCGCGACGACATCAGCAAGCTGATTTAA
- a CDS encoding LytR/AlgR family response regulator transcription factor yields MNILLVDDSRLARQELRRLLQRHPDAAVVGEAANADEAAARIAELQPDVLLLDIHMPGRTGFELLADLDGAAPHVIFTTAFDQYAVQAFEVNALDYLLKPVDEQRLGAALAKARAALSAEPAAADEPTAAAAPARELLRETDQVFVKDGERCWFVRLADVRLLEVAENYTRLHFHDEHPLISRTLHQLESRLDPAVFFRVNRQQIINLKHIERIEPWFSSTLKIQLRGGPEVEVSRQQSIRFREALSL; encoded by the coding sequence ATGAACATCTTGCTCGTCGACGACTCGCGCCTGGCCCGGCAGGAGCTGCGCCGCCTATTGCAGCGCCACCCCGATGCGGCAGTGGTGGGCGAAGCCGCCAACGCCGACGAAGCCGCTGCCCGCATTGCCGAGCTGCAACCCGATGTGCTGCTGCTCGACATTCATATGCCTGGCCGCACAGGCTTTGAGCTGCTGGCCGACCTCGACGGGGCGGCTCCGCACGTCATCTTCACCACCGCCTTCGACCAGTACGCTGTGCAGGCCTTCGAGGTAAATGCCCTCGACTACCTGCTGAAGCCCGTCGACGAGCAGCGCCTAGGTGCTGCGCTGGCCAAAGCACGCGCGGCCCTGAGCGCAGAACCCGCCGCCGCCGACGAGCCCACTGCCGCCGCTGCGCCCGCCCGCGAGCTGCTGCGCGAAACCGACCAGGTGTTTGTGAAAGACGGCGAGCGGTGCTGGTTTGTGCGCCTGGCCGATGTGCGCCTGCTGGAGGTGGCCGAAAATTACACGCGCCTTCACTTTCACGACGAGCACCCGCTGATTTCGCGCACTTTGCACCAGCTCGAGAGCCGCCTCGACCCCGCCGTGTTTTTTCGCGTCAACCGCCAGCAAATCATCAACCTGAAGCATATCGAGCGCATCGAGCCGTGGTTTAGCAGCACGCTCAAAATTCAGTTGCGCGGCGGGCCCGAGGTGGAGGTGTCGCGGCAGCAGTCCATTCGCTTCCGCGAGGCCCTTAGCTTGTGA
- a CDS encoding Y-family DNA polymerase, translated as MFALVDCNNFYVSCERVFQPRYEGVPVVVLSNNDGCLIARSDEAKALGLKMGDAFHLVKPTLQEHAVKVFSSNYALYGDMSRRVVRVLCDFAPEVEVYSIDEAFLNLGGMRYWASEGLEQYAGRIRETVKQYVGIPTAVGVAPTKVLAKMANRLARKRSEKERVWVLGTDAQRLEALERTTVEDVWGIGHRYARKLHEQNICTAAALAAKPRAWVRQYLGGVVGERLWYELNGQPCLELEARLPDDEATLGPRATQRQSAACTRSFTRPIADEQRLREAVATFAARAAEKLRAEGLAAHLLTVLLGTDRFSPKPGPSTFSTTVALPCATNDTGQLTHYALGALQRLRRAGTSYTRAGVVCAGLEPEGRVQLGLFEAPEARQKSKQLMEALDALNKRFGRAKVRYAAAGTKPLSWQGRCEYVSPQFTTNWEQLWRIGDAAAKA; from the coding sequence ATGTTTGCCCTGGTCGACTGCAACAACTTTTATGTATCGTGCGAGCGGGTGTTTCAGCCGCGCTACGAGGGCGTGCCCGTGGTGGTGCTCAGCAACAACGACGGCTGCCTGATTGCCCGCTCCGACGAAGCAAAGGCGCTGGGGCTGAAAATGGGCGACGCGTTTCATCTGGTGAAGCCCACCTTGCAGGAGCACGCCGTAAAGGTTTTCTCCTCGAACTACGCCCTGTACGGCGACATGAGCCGGCGCGTGGTGCGGGTGCTCTGCGACTTTGCACCCGAGGTGGAGGTGTACTCCATCGACGAGGCCTTTCTGAACCTAGGTGGCATGCGCTACTGGGCCTCCGAGGGGCTGGAGCAGTACGCTGGCCGCATCCGGGAAACCGTAAAGCAGTACGTAGGCATACCTACCGCCGTAGGCGTGGCGCCCACCAAAGTGCTGGCCAAAATGGCCAACCGCTTGGCCCGCAAGCGCTCCGAAAAGGAACGCGTATGGGTGTTGGGCACCGATGCGCAGCGGCTTGAAGCGTTGGAGCGCACCACCGTGGAGGACGTGTGGGGTATTGGCCACCGCTACGCCCGCAAGCTGCACGAGCAAAACATCTGCACCGCCGCCGCCTTGGCCGCCAAGCCCCGCGCGTGGGTGCGCCAATACCTGGGCGGCGTGGTGGGCGAGCGGCTGTGGTACGAGTTGAACGGCCAGCCTTGCCTGGAATTGGAGGCCCGCCTCCCCGACGACGAAGCCACCCTCGGACCTAGGGCCACGCAGCGCCAGAGTGCCGCCTGCACGCGCTCGTTCACCAGGCCCATTGCCGACGAGCAGCGCCTACGCGAAGCCGTAGCCACGTTTGCCGCCCGCGCCGCCGAAAAGCTCCGCGCCGAGGGGCTGGCCGCGCACCTGCTCACGGTGCTGCTCGGTACCGATCGGTTTTCGCCCAAGCCGGGTCCGTCTACCTTCAGCACCACCGTTGCGCTGCCCTGCGCCACCAACGACACGGGCCAGCTGACGCATTACGCCCTAGGTGCCCTGCAGCGCCTGCGCCGGGCCGGCACCAGCTACACCCGCGCCGGGGTGGTGTGCGCCGGCCTAGAGCCCGAGGGTCGCGTGCAGTTGGGCTTGTTTGAAGCGCCCGAAGCGCGCCAGAAAAGCAAGCAGCTGATGGAGGCGCTCGATGCCTTGAACAAGCGTTTCGGGCGGGCCAAAGTGCGCTACGCCGCCGCCGGTACCAAGCCGCTCTCGTGGCAGGGGCGCTGTGAGTACGTGTCGCCGCAGTTTACCACCAACTGGGAGCAGCTGTGGCGCATCGGCGACGCCGCCGCCAAGGCGTAG
- a CDS encoding outer membrane protein assembly factor BamE gives MRNRLIGVVMAAALLYACTAQESYKNAVACTEIEVGMTQEQVRQLMGEPTGNDPATDGGNTWSYLFGSATDTQPIKIIFGADGRVTSKQCAPEAQGDKRPDSGDYGKE, from the coding sequence ATGCGCAACCGACTGATTGGGGTGGTGATGGCAGCAGCCCTGCTGTATGCCTGCACCGCGCAAGAGAGCTACAAAAACGCCGTAGCCTGCACCGAAATTGAAGTGGGCATGACCCAGGAACAAGTGCGCCAACTGATGGGCGAGCCTACCGGCAACGACCCCGCCACCGACGGCGGCAACACGTGGTCGTACCTGTTTGGCAGTGCCACCGATACCCAGCCCATCAAAATTATTTTCGGGGCCGATGGCCGCGTAACCAGCAAGCAGTGCGCCCCCGAAGCCCAAGGCGACAAACGCCCCGATAGCGGCGACTACGGCAAGGAGTAA
- a CDS encoding sensor histidine kinase produces the protein MNPSPATVPPPSRLYWRLQLIGWALYGLFGVLGYTMFTQKFAAHIAAIQLAVVATMLGLSHGLRYIIRRYQWVQLPLLGVLWRLLLANAALSVLSQVVIWSITLLIIVPLMQPGGKAQSAGEFFGYALNVNFVLWLWSVVYFGLHYLRSYRQAEVDKWKLAAAVREAEMQTLKAQINPHFLFNGLNNIRSLIGEDPEQARHMLSHLSELLRYAIQLNRTEQVPLGKELAVVQDYLQLESLQLEERLRYTIDVPADCLGVQVPPMLVQVLVENAIKHGLAQLPTGGELRVQARCTGGELLLSVENTGQLHSGPAKADGTGTGLRNARERLRLLFGPRAELRLEQATPDTVAARLRLPMINEQLAMSNEQLSMSSYQ, from the coding sequence ATGAACCCCTCCCCCGCTACGGTGCCGCCCCCAAGCCGCCTGTATTGGCGCCTGCAGCTAATTGGCTGGGCCCTGTACGGCCTGTTCGGGGTGCTGGGCTACACCATGTTCACCCAAAAGTTTGCGGCGCACATTGCAGCTATTCAGCTGGCGGTGGTAGCCACCATGCTGGGGTTGTCGCACGGGCTGCGCTACATTATCAGGCGCTACCAGTGGGTGCAGCTGCCGCTGCTGGGGGTGCTGTGGCGCCTGCTGCTTGCCAACGCCGCGTTGTCGGTGCTAAGCCAGGTGGTCATCTGGAGCATTACGCTGCTGATAATTGTGCCGCTAATGCAACCCGGGGGCAAGGCCCAGAGCGCGGGCGAGTTTTTTGGGTACGCGCTCAACGTCAACTTCGTGCTGTGGCTGTGGTCGGTGGTGTACTTTGGGCTGCACTACCTGCGCAGCTACCGCCAGGCCGAAGTGGATAAGTGGAAGCTGGCCGCCGCCGTGCGCGAAGCCGAAATGCAAACCCTGAAAGCGCAAATCAACCCGCATTTCCTCTTCAACGGACTCAACAACATCCGCTCGCTCATCGGCGAAGACCCCGAGCAGGCCCGCCACATGCTCTCGCACCTTTCGGAGCTGTTGCGCTACGCCATTCAGCTGAACCGCACCGAGCAGGTGCCCTTGGGCAAGGAGCTGGCCGTGGTGCAGGATTACCTGCAGCTCGAGTCGTTGCAGCTCGAGGAGCGCCTGCGCTACACCATTGATGTGCCCGCCGACTGCCTTGGGGTACAGGTGCCGCCCATGCTGGTGCAGGTGCTCGTCGAAAACGCGATTAAGCACGGGCTGGCGCAGTTGCCCACCGGGGGCGAGCTGCGGGTGCAGGCCCGCTGCACGGGCGGCGAGCTGCTGCTGAGCGTGGAAAACACCGGCCAGCTGCACAGCGGCCCGGCCAAGGCCGATGGCACCGGAACCGGCCTGCGCAACGCCCGCGAGCGGCTGCGCCTGCTCTTCGGACCTAGGGCCGAGCTGCGCCTCGAGCAGGCCACCCCCGATACCGTGGCTGCCCGCCTGCGCCTGCCGATGATCAATGAACAATTAGCAATGAGCAATGAACAGTTATCAATGAGCAGTTACCAGTGA